One Chlorobaculum limnaeum genomic window carries:
- a CDS encoding chlorophyllide a reductase iron protein subunit X, whose product MAPRTIAIYGKGGIGKSFTTTNLSATFAMMNKRVLQLGCDPKHDSTTSLFGGISLPTVTEVFAEKNAKNEQVQISDIVFRRDIPGFPQPIYGIELGGPQVGRGCGGRGIISGFDVLEKLGIFEWDIDIILMDFLGDVVCGGFATPLARSLSEEVILVTSNDRQSIFTSNNICQANNYFRTIGGRSRLLGLIVNRDDGSGMAESYAKAAGINVLMKVPYNLEARDMDDSFDFAVKLPEVGEPFRKLAADILADAITPCEASGLDFRDFVRLFGDVSEERPAAATAKELFRRPSVDGDAAQPAPDAKTNNSAPDPERQRLLACIEKLPEPEREIYTLLEFEGKSPAEIAGLNSLSEEEVKAAIATARKAMRKLFFEL is encoded by the coding sequence ATGGCGCCAAGAACCATCGCCATTTACGGCAAGGGCGGCATCGGCAAGAGCTTCACGACCACGAACCTCAGCGCCACCTTCGCCATGATGAACAAGCGCGTCCTGCAGCTCGGTTGCGACCCGAAGCACGACTCGACCACATCGCTCTTCGGCGGCATTTCGCTGCCGACGGTGACCGAGGTGTTCGCCGAAAAGAATGCGAAAAACGAGCAGGTACAGATCAGCGACATTGTCTTCCGGCGCGACATTCCCGGATTTCCGCAGCCGATCTACGGCATCGAACTCGGCGGCCCGCAGGTGGGGCGCGGTTGCGGCGGGCGCGGCATCATCTCCGGCTTCGACGTGCTCGAAAAGCTCGGCATCTTCGAGTGGGACATCGATATTATTCTGATGGATTTCCTCGGCGACGTGGTCTGCGGCGGTTTCGCCACTCCCCTGGCCCGCTCGCTCAGCGAGGAGGTGATTCTCGTGACGAGCAACGACCGGCAGTCGATCTTCACCTCGAACAACATCTGCCAGGCCAACAACTACTTCCGCACCATCGGCGGACGCTCGCGCCTGCTTGGCCTCATCGTCAACCGCGACGACGGCAGCGGCATGGCCGAAAGCTACGCGAAAGCGGCGGGCATCAACGTGCTGATGAAGGTGCCCTACAACCTCGAAGCGCGGGACATGGACGACAGCTTCGACTTCGCCGTCAAACTGCCGGAAGTGGGCGAACCGTTCCGCAAACTCGCCGCCGACATCCTCGCCGACGCCATCACCCCCTGCGAAGCGAGCGGCCTCGATTTCAGGGATTTCGTGCGCCTCTTCGGTGACGTCAGCGAGGAACGCCCCGCAGCCGCGACGGCGAAAGAGCTGTTCCGTCGCCCATCCGTTGACGGCGACGCCGCGCAACCTGCACCTGACGCCAAGACGAACAACTCCGCGCCAGACCCTGAACGCCAACGCCTTCTCGCCTGCATTGAAAAACTGCCGGAGCCTGAGCGCGAGATTTACACGCTGCTGGAATTCGAGGGCAAATCACCCGCGGAGATCGCCGGGCTGAACAGCCTCAGCGAAGAGGAGGTGAAAGCCGCAATCGCCACCGCCCGCAAAGCGATGCGCAAGCTCTTCTTCGAGCTATAA
- the typA gene encoding translational GTPase TypA has product MSRKQNIRNIAIIAHVDHGKTTLVDSIFKQTGAFRENQHVDVRVMDSNPQERERGITIFSKNAAAQHKGCKINIVDTPGHADFGGEVERILKMVDGVLLLVDAFEGPMPQTKFVLRKALELHLKPIVVINKIDRPQADPVKVHDQVLDLFIALGADEEQLDFPYIFASAKNGIAKYSMDDPDGDMSLLLDMIVKELPAPEADDDAGFQMLVTSLDYNDYIGKIAIGRIQRGKVAPGNQLTLVTQDGIVGKGTVTKLFLFDRTQRVEAQEATAGDIVALAGIAAANVGETLTTPDQPEPLDSFEISKPTLSMLFSVNDSPFAGQEGKEVTSRKIRERLMKEIMTNVALNVEETDSADTFRVSGRGELHLSVLIETMRREGYELAISRPEVILREENGVTLEPVEHVTIDVPEEYTGVVIEKMGRRKAEMTNMSTLRGGMNRLEFEIPTRGLIGYNLEFTTDTKGEGMMSHVFHNYQPYKGKLPSRESGALVSAETGVAVAYAISSLEDRGTFFIGPNAKVYEGMVVGESTRDLDITMNICKTKKLTNMRASGSDESMRLTPPKRLSLEQALEFINDDELLEVTPENIRIRKKILNADLRAKATKKAKAMA; this is encoded by the coding sequence ATGAGCAGGAAACAGAATATTCGCAATATCGCCATTATCGCGCACGTCGATCACGGCAAGACCACCCTCGTGGACTCCATTTTCAAGCAGACGGGCGCGTTCAGGGAGAACCAGCATGTTGACGTCAGGGTGATGGACTCCAATCCGCAGGAGCGGGAGCGGGGCATTACCATCTTCTCGAAAAACGCAGCCGCGCAGCACAAGGGCTGCAAGATCAACATCGTCGATACCCCCGGTCACGCCGATTTCGGCGGCGAGGTGGAGCGCATCCTGAAGATGGTCGATGGCGTGCTCCTGCTCGTCGATGCCTTCGAGGGGCCGATGCCGCAGACCAAGTTCGTGCTTCGAAAGGCGCTCGAACTCCATCTGAAGCCGATCGTGGTCATCAACAAGATCGACCGCCCGCAGGCAGATCCGGTCAAGGTGCACGATCAGGTGCTCGATCTCTTCATCGCGCTTGGCGCCGACGAGGAGCAGCTCGACTTCCCCTACATTTTCGCTTCCGCCAAGAACGGCATCGCCAAATACAGCATGGACGATCCGGACGGTGACATGAGCCTCCTGCTCGACATGATCGTCAAGGAGCTTCCCGCGCCGGAAGCGGACGATGACGCCGGGTTCCAGATGCTCGTCACCAGCCTCGACTACAACGACTATATCGGCAAGATCGCCATTGGCCGCATCCAGCGCGGCAAGGTCGCGCCCGGCAACCAGCTCACGCTGGTGACGCAGGACGGCATCGTGGGCAAGGGCACAGTCACCAAGCTCTTCCTCTTCGACCGCACGCAGCGCGTCGAGGCGCAGGAGGCGACGGCGGGCGACATCGTCGCGCTTGCCGGTATCGCGGCGGCCAACGTCGGCGAGACGCTGACCACTCCTGACCAGCCCGAACCGCTCGATTCGTTCGAGATCAGCAAGCCGACTCTCTCGATGCTCTTTTCGGTGAACGACTCTCCGTTTGCCGGTCAGGAGGGCAAGGAGGTGACCAGTCGCAAGATCCGCGAGCGTCTCATGAAAGAGATCATGACCAACGTCGCGCTGAACGTCGAGGAGACCGACAGCGCCGACACCTTCAGGGTTTCTGGCCGCGGCGAGCTTCACCTTTCGGTGCTCATCGAGACCATGCGCCGCGAGGGCTACGAGCTGGCGATCTCGCGTCCCGAGGTCATTCTTCGCGAGGAGAATGGCGTGACGCTGGAGCCTGTCGAGCATGTCACCATCGACGTTCCCGAGGAGTACACCGGCGTGGTGATCGAAAAGATGGGGCGCAGAAAGGCCGAGATGACCAACATGAGCACCCTGCGCGGCGGCATGAACCGCCTCGAATTCGAGATTCCGACGCGCGGCCTGATCGGCTACAACCTCGAATTCACCACCGACACCAAGGGCGAGGGCATGATGTCGCACGTGTTTCACAACTACCAGCCCTACAAAGGCAAGCTGCCGTCGCGCGAGTCGGGCGCCCTGGTCTCCGCCGAAACCGGCGTGGCCGTGGCCTATGCGATTTCGAGCCTCGAAGATCGCGGCACCTTCTTCATCGGGCCGAACGCGAAAGTCTACGAAGGCATGGTGGTCGGCGAATCGACCCGCGACCTTGACATCACGATGAACATCTGCAAGACCAAGAAGCTCACGAACATGCGAGCTTCCGGTTCGGACGAGTCGATGCGCCTGACCCCGCCGAAGCGCCTCTCGCTCGAACAGGCGCTCGAGTTCATCAACGACGACGAGCTGCTCGAAGTGACGCCGGAAAACATCCGCATCCGCAAGAAGATTCTCAACGCCGACCTGAGAGCCAAGGCCACCAAGAAAGCCAAAGCGATGGCGTGA
- the bchC gene encoding chlorophyll synthesis pathway protein BchC, translated as MEAKKSKAIVFSGVNQIELREVTLKPVSSTDVMVETWWSSISTGTEKMALNGLIPSPPFIFPFIPGYETVGRIVEAGDHVNQGLIGKFAYVAGSFGYQDVNAAFGGASQYLVCPLESITVLDGIANPQCGIALPLGATALHIVDLAEVRNRKVLVLGQGAVGILAADLAKRFGASLVAVTEPHQRRLDVSTADIRVNPEKQDVSAALAGHEFDILIDSTGIMTAIETGLRFLKFHGKVIFGGYYQRMNIDYSQAFNKELSFIAARQWAKGDLRRVRELIGAGKINAEKIFTHQCTVDDNLMEAYSQAFSDPDCLKMIIHWKHGDEAGEHFPTCNTGN; from the coding sequence ATGGAAGCGAAGAAATCCAAAGCCATCGTCTTTAGCGGTGTCAACCAGATCGAGCTGCGAGAGGTGACCCTCAAACCGGTCTCTTCGACCGACGTCATGGTCGAGACCTGGTGGTCGTCGATCAGCACCGGCACGGAGAAGATGGCCCTGAACGGCCTGATCCCGTCGCCGCCCTTCATCTTTCCCTTCATTCCCGGCTATGAGACGGTCGGAAGGATCGTCGAGGCGGGCGATCACGTCAATCAGGGGCTGATCGGCAAGTTCGCCTACGTGGCCGGTTCGTTCGGCTATCAGGATGTGAACGCGGCTTTCGGCGGCGCGTCGCAGTACCTGGTCTGCCCGCTCGAAAGCATCACGGTGCTCGACGGCATCGCCAATCCGCAATGCGGCATCGCCCTTCCGCTCGGCGCGACGGCGCTGCATATCGTCGATCTCGCCGAAGTGCGGAACCGCAAGGTGCTCGTGCTCGGCCAGGGCGCGGTGGGCATCCTCGCCGCGGATCTGGCCAAGCGCTTCGGCGCGAGCCTCGTGGCGGTCACCGAACCGCACCAGCGGAGGCTCGACGTTTCGACGGCGGACATCAGGGTCAACCCCGAAAAGCAGGATGTGTCGGCGGCGCTGGCGGGTCACGAGTTCGACATTCTCATCGACAGCACCGGCATCATGACCGCCATCGAAACAGGCCTGCGCTTTCTGAAATTCCACGGCAAGGTGATCTTCGGCGGCTACTACCAGCGCATGAACATCGACTACTCGCAGGCGTTCAACAAGGAGCTTTCCTTCATCGCCGCCCGCCAGTGGGCCAAGGGCGACCTGCGCCGCGTGCGCGAGCTGATCGGCGCGGGCAAGATCAATGCGGAGAAAATATTCACCCATCAGTGCACGGTTGACGACAACCTCATGGAGGCCTATTCGCAGGCATTCAGCGATCCCGACTGCCTGAAGATGATCATTCACTGGAAGCATGGCGACGAGGCGGGAGAGCACTTTCCAACCTGCAACACGGGCAACTGA
- the hemA gene encoding glutamyl-tRNA reductase, whose amino-acid sequence MNIISVGVNHKTAPIEIRERIALSEVQNKEFVTDLVSSGLASEAMVVSTCNRTELYVVPAMVEVNCDYLKDYLISYKDARKDVRPEHFFNRFYCGTARHLFEVSSAIDSLVLGEGQILGQVKDAYRIAAEVGTAGILLTRLCHTAFSVAKKVKTKTKLMEGAVSVSYAAVELAQKIFSNLSMKKVLLVGAGETGELAAKHIYAKNARNIVITNRTLSKAEALAEELGTNRVLPYESYKEHLHEFDIIITAVSTKEYILNEAEMQQAMQRRRLKPVIMLDLGLPRNIDPEVGKLQNMFLKDIDALKHIIDKNLERRRAELPKVKAIIDEELVGFGQWINTLKVRPTIVDLQSKFIEIKEKELERYRYKVSEEELRRMEHLTDRILKKILHHPIKMLKAPVDTADNIPSKVNLVRNIFDLEEPNQSLQ is encoded by the coding sequence ATGAACATCATTTCAGTTGGTGTCAACCACAAGACTGCACCTATTGAAATCCGTGAAAGAATCGCGCTTTCGGAAGTTCAGAACAAGGAATTCGTCACGGACCTGGTTTCGAGCGGACTGGCAAGCGAAGCCATGGTTGTGTCCACCTGCAACCGCACGGAACTGTACGTAGTTCCTGCGATGGTAGAAGTGAACTGCGACTATCTCAAGGATTACCTGATCTCTTACAAGGATGCCCGCAAGGATGTCCGCCCCGAACACTTCTTCAACCGCTTCTACTGCGGCACTGCTCGTCACCTCTTCGAGGTGTCGAGCGCCATCGACTCCCTCGTGCTTGGCGAAGGTCAGATTCTCGGCCAGGTCAAGGATGCCTACCGCATCGCCGCCGAGGTCGGAACCGCCGGAATTCTTCTCACCAGGCTTTGCCACACGGCATTCAGCGTCGCCAAGAAGGTCAAGACAAAAACCAAGCTCATGGAGGGCGCGGTTTCGGTCAGCTACGCGGCGGTCGAACTTGCCCAGAAAATTTTCTCCAACCTCTCCATGAAGAAGGTGCTGCTCGTCGGCGCCGGTGAAACCGGAGAGCTTGCCGCCAAGCACATTTACGCCAAGAACGCCCGGAACATCGTCATCACCAACAGGACGCTCTCCAAGGCCGAGGCGCTCGCCGAGGAGCTCGGCACCAACCGCGTGCTTCCGTACGAGTCGTACAAGGAGCACCTGCACGAATTCGATATCATCATCACGGCCGTCAGCACCAAGGAGTACATCCTCAACGAAGCCGAAATGCAGCAGGCCATGCAGCGCCGCCGCCTGAAACCGGTGATCATGCTCGATCTTGGCCTGCCGAGAAACATCGATCCCGAAGTGGGCAAGTTGCAGAATATGTTCCTCAAGGACATCGACGCCCTCAAGCACATCATCGACAAGAACCTCGAACGCCGCCGCGCCGAGCTGCCGAAAGTCAAGGCGATCATCGACGAGGAGCTGGTTGGCTTCGGCCAGTGGATCAACACCCTCAAGGTGCGTCCTACCATCGTCGATCTCCAGTCGAAGTTCATCGAAATCAAGGAGAAAGAGCTCGAACGCTACCGTTACAAGGTAAGCGAGGAGGAGTTGCGCCGCATGGAGCACCTGACCGACAGGATCCTGAAGAAGATTCTGCATCATCCGATCAAGATGCTCAAGGCTCCGGTCGATACCGCCGACAATATTCCCAGCAAGGTCAATCTTGTCAGAAACATCTTCGATCTTGAAGAACCCAACCAGTCACTCCAATAA
- a CDS encoding cytochrome C assembly family protein: MANIFLENSLLFALTQIVPLFYIVTTALYGIHFFKETPLAGSLKQPALILTVVMHVADLGLLTSTAGYRLNYSAYNLMSMVALTLAITYMFIEFTTKSDKTGFFVIAFATGSALFSSILSSQTVDSGPAFSGLRIGVHLIAAIFGFSSVAIAGLYSGMYLVLFRQIRLNRFGLLFQRLPNLEALGLLIMHAVAFGFFFLTVTIFAGILEQQASRQAINLFEPRLISLIVIWLLYGISLVIKPLFGWDIKHMAVLLIALFVLVTALLFFMSLVTPSFHGMMI, encoded by the coding sequence ATGGCCAATATATTTCTTGAAAACAGCCTCCTTTTTGCCCTGACGCAAATAGTGCCGCTGTTTTACATCGTCACTACTGCCCTGTATGGCATCCACTTTTTCAAGGAGACACCGCTTGCCGGAAGTCTCAAGCAGCCAGCGCTGATTCTCACCGTCGTCATGCATGTGGCTGACCTCGGGCTGCTCACCTCCACGGCGGGATACCGGCTGAACTACTCGGCCTACAACCTCATGAGCATGGTGGCGCTGACCCTCGCCATTACTTATATGTTCATCGAATTCACCACGAAAAGTGACAAGACCGGCTTTTTCGTCATCGCCTTTGCTACCGGCTCGGCGCTCTTTTCATCGATCCTGAGTTCCCAAACCGTCGATTCCGGCCCGGCATTCAGCGGCCTGCGCATCGGCGTCCACCTGATCGCGGCAATCTTCGGCTTCAGCTCGGTAGCCATCGCCGGACTGTACAGCGGCATGTACCTGGTGCTTTTCCGCCAGATACGTCTCAACCGTTTCGGGCTGCTCTTCCAGCGCCTTCCGAACCTCGAAGCGCTCGGCCTGCTGATCATGCACGCCGTGGCGTTCGGCTTCTTTTTCCTGACGGTCACCATCTTCGCCGGCATTCTTGAACAGCAGGCCTCAAGACAGGCCATCAACCTCTTCGAGCCAAGACTGATTTCCCTGATCGTCATCTGGCTGCTCTACGGTATCAGCCTGGTCATCAAGCCGCTATTCGGATGGGATATCAAACATATGGCCGTCCTGCTCATCGCTCTTTTTGTGCTGGTCACGGCGCTCCTGTTTTTCATGAGCCTGGTTACGCCAAGTTTTCACGGAATGATGATTTAA
- the bchF gene encoding 2-vinyl bacteriochlorophyllide hydratase, with translation MPRYTPEQLEKRNASKWTTVQAILAPIQFLIFLAGLTVTYLYSQGVWITDFTWITTFVILKTAMLVLIFVTGGFFELEVFGQFAFAHEFFWEDFGSAIAMIVHISYFILFWMGLDEQMLITTAYLAYLSYLINAAQFVIRLLLEKHNEKKLKASGAA, from the coding sequence ATGCCCCGTTATACACCGGAACAGCTTGAAAAAAGAAATGCGTCCAAGTGGACGACCGTGCAGGCAATTCTCGCGCCGATCCAGTTCCTCATCTTCCTTGCCGGTCTGACCGTCACCTACCTCTACTCGCAGGGCGTCTGGATCACCGATTTCACCTGGATCACCACCTTCGTCATCCTGAAAACCGCCATGCTGGTGCTGATCTTCGTCACCGGTGGATTCTTCGAGCTCGAGGTGTTCGGGCAGTTCGCCTTCGCTCACGAGTTCTTCTGGGAGGATTTCGGCAGCGCTATCGCCATGATCGTGCATATCTCTTACTTCATCCTCTTCTGGATGGGCCTCGACGAACAGATGCTCATCACGACCGCCTATCTCGCCTACCTGAGCTACCTCATCAACGCGGCGCAGTTCGTCATCCGCCTGCTGCTCGAAAAGCATAACGAGAAGAAACTCAAGGCCAGCGGCGCGGCATGA